The stretch of DNA GATTAGCTAACTCAACAACTAAAGTTTCTTTTTCTTTAGCTAAATTGACTACTCGATTGGCTTCTTTGAATCGCCGTAAATCAGATTCAGCTTGAGATAGTTTTTGTTCTATTTGGGGAAGTTGATTACTAATAAAACCGTCGGCGTTAGCAGTCTCAGCTTGAGTACTTTTAACTTGTTCATCTAAATAAAGTTTCATCAAAGTATTGATGACATCAGCAGCAGTATAAGGGTCTTGGTCTTGATACCTTAAACTAATTACGTCAGTTCCACTGACAATCTCTATTTTCAGTTTCTTGTTTAAAGCTTCTGGTTTGAGTGCCTTACCTTCTTCGTCTTTAAGCTTTAATTTTTCAATGGTTTGAACCAAAATTGGTTCAGTTTTCATCCGTTCAATTTCAGTTTTTAATGGACTTTGATCATTGAGCAGAGGTTTTAGTTCACCAATCCCTTGACCAACCTTAGTTAAAGACGCAGTATTATTCTGTTTGAAGAGTAATTTTCCTTCTGCTTGATAACTTTTTTTGAGCAAAGTACTGAGAGCAGCGACTGAGCCTACTGTTAGCAAAAATACTGCCAGGGCTGGCTTCCAACGTCTTCTTAACTTTTGGAGGTAATTATAGAGATTAACATCAATGTTTTCTCTAGAGGCAGTATAACTGTTATTTAAAGATAAATTTTCTGGAGTTTGACCGTTACTCATCCCAGTAAAATTAGACATATTGATAAACTACTTTTTCTGATTAGTTTAAATTATTTCGTTTTTATATTCCGTTATAGAAATATATACGCGATAAAACCTCTACTTACTTTAAAGTTTTTATAAAGTTCAGTAGATAAAATATGAAAGAGATAAAAACTTATTGACTCCTCTAGTTGAGCCAGGCAAGAAAGGCAGTATTTTTCTTACTGATTAGTTTGAGTGTTTGCTACTGCTAACTAAAATTTTAAAAAAAAGTTTGATCTAGTTGATTAATTATACAAAATTTTTTACTTATTCAAATCAACCAGATTTATTGATTGAGTTTGCTTAAGTATTGCTCGATCAATTTTGATTGACCTAGACTAACTATTATAAATAAAATAAAAAAGAGTTTAATGATTTTTTAATAAATAAATTTCTTTTTGTTGGGAATCACAATAAATCCAGCCTAAATCTTGTAAGCGATGAACTAAATTGGAGATAGTTACTCCTAGTTGTTCGGCAATTTGGTACAAATGTTGCCACTTAGCTAAATTTTTAGCTTGACTTAATTGTAATAAATAATACTGAGGCATTAACAAACAACCTGCAAAATATTGTGCTTGCCATTCAACGCCTTCGGTACTCTCAAGGCTTCGACACAACAAAGGTTCAACTTTAATTGCTAATCCTCTATGCTTTAATCTGATTTGACGTTCCACTTCGGTGCGATCAATATGCAATACCCAATGCCCAATTTCATGAGCAATAGTTGATTCGCCTAACCCTCCTTGTAGCTGAGGAATGCGGTCGTTTATTTCAATTAATTTTTCTAGGGGTAAAATTCTGGCAGCAATTGCTCCATATTCGTCATCACTAATAGTATCCCAAACTACATCTAATCCTAAAAATTCGGCGACTCGGCTGGCATCTAAA from Stanieria cyanosphaera PCC 7437 encodes:
- a CDS encoding ImmA/IrrE family metallo-endopeptidase; translation: MSLSIFRPYSFIPKLTIEACALDILLQMQKTHNYLPKFPLDASRVAEFLGLDVVWDTISDDEYGAIAARILPLEKLIEINDRIPQLQGGLGESTIAHEIGHWVLHIDRTEVERQIRLKHRGLAIKVEPLLCRSLESTEGVEWQAQYFAGCLLMPQYYLLQLSQAKNLAKWQHLYQIAEQLGVTISNLVHRLQDLGWIYCDSQQKEIYLLKNH